A region of Leishmania infantum JPCM5 genome chromosome 31 DNA encodes the following proteins:
- a CDS encoding tryparedoxin-like protein: MEPNFFNNSELMLLCKDGSAVRAIDVLKDAEYVLMYFSARWCPPCRAFTPLLKSFYETHHAKKKFEVVFMSLDRSEEEMMSYFRESHGDYYCLPYADARSMARVWGDTYNIKIIPTLLVFENANPRKLIARCGREMVTQDPFGKFFPWPDAEPQQPAESFILDYTRKAAIVLGILVLLYSLSKRSS, encoded by the coding sequence ATGGAGCCCAACTTCTTCAACAACTCGGAGCTCATGCTCCTCTGcaaggacggcagcgccgttcGTGCCATCGATGTCTTGAAGGACGCGGAGTACGTGCTTATGTACTTTTCCGCACGCTGGTGCCCGCCGTGCCGCGCCTTCACCCCGCTGCTGAAGAGCTTCTACGAGACTCACCACGCCAAGAAGAAGTTCGAGGTTGTGTTCATGTCATTGGATCGATCTGAGGAGGAGATGATGAGCTACTTTCGTGAGTCGCACGGGGACTACTACTGCCTGCCGTACGCGGATGCCAGGTCGATGGCGCGGGTGTGGGGCGACACATACAATATCAAGATCATTCCTACGCTTCTCGTGTTCGAGAACGCAAATCCGCGCAAGCTGATTGCGCGATGCGGCCGGGAAATGGTCACCCAAGACCCGTTCGGAAAGTTTTTTCCTTGGCCCGATgcagagccgcagcagccggctgAGTCATTCATTTTGGACTACACCCGTAAGGCAGCCATTGTGCTGGGCATCTTGGTTCTCCTCTACTCACTGAGCAAGCGCAGCTCGTGA
- a CDS encoding tryparedoxin-like protein, whose protein sequence is MRLSRTHVCCCSKSSMGRHAFPHGPSCLYVHPSPPPDCLSLSRQVVCRFVPPTCCRPCILDTNSAAFFLAEPLRPTRPLFWLSCRICSRMRQSSCCANKALLLPLKSSLAKSTCSSASPPTGARHAAASRQSKKAFHEKHHVKHNFEVLFVSSDSSPDEMRTHFSEAHGDWLALLYNAAQTIGRDWAQQHGLLFDSVAASFGKQRRATCHDELWSRHGTA, encoded by the coding sequence ATGCGGCTCTCGCGCACCCACGTCTGTTGCTGTAGCAAGTCCTCCATGGGCCGACACGCGTTTCCGCACGGCCCTTCATGTCTCTATGTgcatccctcccccccccctgactgtctttctctctctcgccaaGTTGTGTGTCGTTTCGTACCTCCCACTTGCTGTCGCCCATGTATCCTCGACACGAATAGTGCCGCGTTTTTCCTCGCAGAGCCGCTCCGCCCCACGCGGCCTCTCTTCTGGCTTTCATGTCGCATCTGTTCGAGAATGCGGCAatcgagctgctgcgcaaacAAGGcactgttgctgccgctgaagtCCTCGCTGGCAAAAAGTACGTGCTCATCTGCTTCTCCGCCCACTGGTGCCCGCCATGCCGCCGCTTCACGCCAAAGCAAAAAGGCATTTCACGAGAAGCATCACGTAAAGCACAACTTCGAGGTTCTCTTCGTCTCCAGCGACAGTTCACCAGATGAGATGAGGACGCACTTCAGCGAGGCGCACGGAGACTGGCTCGCTTTATTATACAATGCTGCGCAGACGATCGGCCGAGACTGGGCCCAGCAGCACGGGCTCCTTTTCGATTCCGTCGCTGCTAGTTTTGGAAAACAACGCCGAGCGACGTGTCATGACGAGCTATGGTCGCGACATGGTACTGCGTGA